A section of the Etheostoma cragini isolate CJK2018 chromosome 12, CSU_Ecrag_1.0, whole genome shotgun sequence genome encodes:
- the ephb3a gene encoding ephrin type-B receptor 3, translating to MTMDYLLWVCSLIVPVVLAVEETLMDSRWATTELAWTTFPESGWEEVSGYDDSMSPIRTYQVCNVRQPNQNNWLRTDFIPRKGVLRVYVELKFSVRDCASIPNIPGSCKETFNLFYYESEGDTATDASPLWRENPYVKVDTIAPDESFSLLEAGRINTKVRSFGPLSKAGFYLAFQDLGACMSLISVRVFFKKCSTTIANFAVFPETATGAEATSLVIAPGACVTNAMEVSVPLKLYCNGDGEWMVPVGSCTCVAGFEPSADGIQCQACFPGTFKSKFGEGSCVPCPANSRTSARGANICLCQNGFYRADSDPPDTACTTIPSAPRNVISSVNETSLSLEWEEPEDTGGRSDLVYNVVCKKCLRDRSPCTRCDDNVDIAPRRLGLRQRKVVVRNLQAHTRYSFEVQAVNGVSGKNPISPSYSTVNITTNQAAPSAVPTVHLMRSTSDTLSLSWLPPEKPNGVILDYEIKYHERGQAMSHTVTSQHSSAKVEGLKAAMPYVVQVRARTVAGYGRYSNPMDFSTSLHTDPQKSVQDQLPLIIGSASAGLVVIVALVVIAVVCLKKQRGGSELEYTEKLQQYISPGVKVYIDPFTYEDPNDAIHEFAKEIDISCVKIEEVIGAGEFGEVCRGRLKQHGRREMVVAIKTLKAGYTECQRRDFLAEASIMGQFDHPNVIRLEGVLTRSCPVLIITEFMENGALDSFLRLNDGRFTMTQLVGMLRGIAAGMKYLSDMNYVHRDLAARNILVNSNLVCKVSDFGLSRFLDDTSADPTYTSSLGGKIPIRWTAPEAIAFRKFTSASDVWSYGIVMWEVVSYGERPYWDMSNQDVMTAVEQDYRLPPPMDCPMVLHQLMLECWMKERNLRPKFSRIVSTLDKLLRNAASLKVVTSTYSGDLLRLGGTLPGHNRKSPDSSQEIVRQQMSQTLPIRV from the exons TGGGAGGAGGTTAGCGGCTACGACGACTCCATGAGCCCAATCAGAACCTACCAGGTGTGTAATGTCCGACAGCCCAACCAGAACAACTGGCTCAGGACGGACTTTATCCCCCGCAAGGGCGTGCTGCGCGTCTACGTGGAGCTGAAATTCTCTGTCCGTGACTGTGCCAGCATCCCCAACATCCCCGGCTCCTGCAAAGAGACCTTTAATCTGTTTTACTACGAGTCAGAGGGGGACACAGCTACAGACGCCAGCCCTCTGTGGAGGGAGAACCCCTATGTGAAGGTGGATACTATTGCCCCGGACGAGAGTTTCTCTCTGCTGGAGGCGGGCAGGATCAACACCAAAGTGCGCAGCTTTGGCCCTCTCTCCAAGGCCGGCTTCTACCTGGCGTTCCAGGATCTGGGCGCCTGCATGTCTCTTATCTCAGTCAGGGTTTTCTTCAAGAAGTGCTCCACCACTATTGCAAATTTCGCTGTCTTCCCTGAGACTGCTACAGGGGCAGAAGCCACTTCCTTAGTAATTGCTCCTGGGGCATGTGTGACCAATGCTATGGAGGTGTCCGTCCCCCTGAAGCTGTACTGTAACGGGGACGGCGAGTGGATGGTTCCCGTGGGCTCGTGCACCTGCGTCGCAGGCTTTGAACCTTCTGCTGATGGCATCCAATGCCAGG CTTGCTTCCCTGGAACCTTTAAATCCAAATTTGGGGAGGGATCCTGTGTTCCCTGCCCAGCCAACAGTCGCACCAGTGCACGAGGAGCCAATATTTGTCTCTGCCAGAATGGTTTCTACCGCGCTGACAGCGACCCTCCTGACACTGCCTGCACCA CGATCCCCTCTGCGCCTCGCAACGTTATATCCAGCGTGAACGAGACCTCGCTGTCCTTGGAGTGGGAAGAACCCGAGGACACGGGCGGGAGAAGCGACCTCGTATATAACGTGGTGTGTAAGAAATGCCTGCGGGACCGGAGCCCCTGTACACGCTGCGACGACAACGTGGACATCGCTCCTCGCAGGTTGGGGCTGAGGCAGAGGAAGGTGGTGGTGAGGAATCTGCAGGCTCACACCCGCTACAGCTTTGAGGTGCAGGCTGTCAACGGGGTTTCTGGGAAAAACCCCATCTCACCCAGCTACTCCACTGTCAACATCACCACCAACCAAGCCG CACCTTCAGCAGTGCCCACCGTCCATCTGATGCGCTCCACCTCAGACACTCTGAGTCTGTCGTGGCTGCCCCCTGAGAAACCCAATGGGGTCATCCTCGACTATGAGATCAAATACCATGAGAGG GGCCAGGCCATGTCCCACACCGTAACATCCCAGCACAGTTCAGCCAAGGTGGAGGGGCTAAAGGCAGCCATGCCCTACGTGGTGCAGGTCAGAGCTCGCACTGTTGCTGGATACGGACGCTACAGCAACCCCATGGACTTCAGCACCAGCCTCCACA CGGACCCTCAGAAGTCTGTGCAGGACCAGCTGCCTCTCATCATTGGCTCGGCCTCCGCAGGTCTGGTGGTCATTGTTGCCTTGGTGGTTATTGCTGTTGTCTGCCTTAA GAAGCAGCGCGGCGGCTCAGAGCTGGAGTACACTGAGAAACTGCAGCAATACA TTTCTCCAGGCGTCAAAGTGTACATCGACCCTTTCACCTACGAGGATCCCAATGACGCTATCCACGAGTTTGCCAAAGAGATCGACATCTCCTGCGTGAAAATAGAAGAAGTCATTGGTGCAG GGGAATTTGGCGAGGTGTGCCGTGGACGTCTCAAGCAACACGGTCGCAGGGAGATGGTTGTGGCCATTAAGACACTGAAAGCCGGCTACACTGAGTGCCAGAGGCGGGACTTCCTTGCCGAGGCCTCGATCATGGGCCAATTCGACCACCCCAATGTGATCCGGCTGGAGGGCGTCCTAACGCGCAGTTGCCCCGTCCTCATCATCACAGAATTTATGGAGAACGGGGCGCTCGACTCCTTCCTCAGG CTAAATGACGGACGCTTTACGATGACACAGCTGGTCGGGATGCTGCGTGGCATCGCTGCAGGGATGAAGTACCTGTCAGACATGAACTATGTTCACCGAGACCTCGCCGCCCGGAATATCTTGGTCAACAGCAACTTGGTCTGCAAGGTCTCTGACTTTGGCCTGTCGCGCTTTCTGGACGACACTTCCGCTGACCCCACTTACACAAGTTCGCTG gGAGGGAAGATTCCCATCCGGTGGACAGCGCCAGAGGCCATCGCCTTCAGGAAGTTCACCTCTGCCAGCGATGTGTGGAGTTACGGCATCGTCATGTGGGAGGTGGTGTCCTATGGAGAGAGACCATACTGGGACATGAGCAACCAGGAT GTGATGACAGCAGTAGAGCAGGACTACCGGCTGCCCCCGCCCATGGATTGTCCCATGGTGCTGCACCAGCTGATGCTTGAGTGCTGGATGAAGGAGAGAAACCTGAGGCCCAAGTTCTCCCGCATTGTCAGCACTCTGGACAAGCTGCTCCGCAACGCCGCCAGCCTCAAGGTGGTGACCAGCACCTACTCAGG